TTAAAAACAAGAACTTGAGTTTTTCGAAAATTCCAAACTTTCCATTCAGATATTTGAACCACTGGTTGAGGTCAGGCATATTGATCCACATGGCAATGGGTTTCTCATTCTCATATACAAACCAGGAGATATGTTCATTGATAATAGGTTTCATTGTGTTGAACATTTTTAGAACCTTGGCTTCTTCCAGTTGTTTTCCTTCTCCATGGCAGGCCCATGCTTTGTTATAAACCTCAGTAAAGTCTTTTGCAAACTTAGCCAGGTTATTCTTTTTCATGGGTTGCGCTGAAATAGCGGGATTTCTTCTGTTTTTTTCGTGAGCAATGGTGAAAATCCTCGAAACTTCTGAAAATATAAGCCGGGTAAAACAAAGCTGTTCAAAATAAACCTGAAACCCATAATTTTCAAAGAGCTCTTTGTAATAAGGGAGATTATAATTCATCCCAAATAAAGGTTCAACAAAACCTTCCGTTAGAAGTCCCCAGAATTTATCCCGCTCCCCAAAATTGATAGGCCCGTCCATAGCTTCCATACCTTTTTCCAGAAGCCAGTTTTTACAGTGGTCAAAAATAAAGTTGGCAGTTTCCTGATCATTGATACAGTCGAAAAAACCAATTCCTCCCGTAGGTTGCTTTTGCTCATAACAGCCATTGATAAAAACGGCTACTTTACCTACTGTTTGGTTGTTCTTTTTAAACAGAAACCTTTTACATGCTCCATTTTTAAAGAATTTATTTTTTTCAGGATCAAAAATCTCCTCAATATGTTGATCTAAAGGGCGGATATAATTTTTGTCGCGTTCATAAAGGCGGACTGGGAATTCCAGAAATTCCCTTTTATGGTGTTTATTTTGTACTTCCTCGACAATAATCATAGGCTTTTTAATCAGAAATGGCTATAAAAGATAATGTTTTTCACCTTATTTGAAATAGAGAAATAGATATTATCCGTATTTTTGCTGCAAATTAAATAAAAATGGTTGATTTTACTGATAACGACGATGATATTTTCACTGGAAAAGAACATACGCCTATAAGGGAAGATGCTTTTGATAAATCGCCACAGGAAAAAATTGAAAAAATTACTGAGCTTTTTGGCGAGATTATGGAAACATTGGGAATGGATATGACAGATGATTCTCTGAAAGACTCTCCAAGACGTGTTGCCAAAATGTATGTGAACGAGATTTTCGGAGGACTTCTTCCTGAAAACAAACCAGGAATCTCTACTTTCTCCAATAAATACAAATACCGCCAGATGTTGGTGGAAAAAGATATCACCGTATACTCTTTCTGCGAACATCACTTTTTACCCATCATAGGAAGAGCCCATGTAGCTTATATTTCCAATGGTGAAGTAATCGGTCTCTCAAAAATCAACAGAATTGTTGATTACTATGCGAAAAGACCACAAGTTCAGGAAAGACTTACCATGCAGATTGTAGATGCTTTGAAAGAAGCCTTAGGAACAAAAGATGTAGCTTGTATCATTGATGCAAAACACCTTTGTGTAAACTGCAGAGGAATAAAAGACACTGCAAGTTCTACGATTACCGCAGAATTAAGTGGTATTTTCAGAACAAACCCTATTACAAGACAGGAGTTCTTACATTACGTAGGAAGCCATGCCAAACTGGATTAATAAATAATGAACTACCAAATCCTTAAAAACATTATTGATGCCGAACTTCAGAGATTTCAAAATATCCCCGAAGAAGAATGGTCACATAGAAGTTTTTCAGAAAAATGGTCTAAAAAAGAAATTATTGGTCATCTTTGTGACAGTGCTTTTACAAATATCCGTAGATTTGTGGTAACCCAATACAAAGAGAACGAAAATATTGTATATGACCAGAATTTCTGGGTAAAAGCTCAGAACTATCAGAATGTTCCTACTTCAGATCTTATTGATCTTTGGAAGTCTTTGAACTATCAGATTGTTCATATCGTGGAAAATATTCCGGATGAAGCATTACAAAGAACCTGTGATACAACTAAAACAGAACCTCGGGTGTATACGTTGGAGTTTATTATCAATGATTATGTAGATCATTTACAGCATCATTTAAAAGCGATTTAATTATGATAAAATTTAAAAAAGTTTCACATAAGATTTTTATCACAACAATTATTTGTTGTGACAAAAGTAATTTTTAACTCAATTTTGAATCTTTAGAATCATTAAATCTTTTAACTTAAAAATAAATGCAATTAAAAATATATAACTCCCTTACTGCGGAAAAAGAAATATTCAAACCTATTTTAGAAGGAAATGTCGGAATGTATGTCTGCGGACCTACAGTGTACAGCAATGTACATTTGGGAAATGTAAGAACTTTTCTTTCCTTCGATTTTATCTACCGTACCCTGACGCATTTGGGGTATAAAGTAAGATATGTAAGAAATATTACTGATGCAGGGCATCTTACCGATGATGGGAATGTAGATAACGACAGATTCGTAAAACAAACCAGACTGGAAAAGCTGGAACCCATGGAAATCGTACAGAAATATACGGTAGACTTCCATAAAGTATTGGATATGTTCAATCTGTTGCCTCCTAATATAGAACCTACAGCTACAGGACATATTGTAGAACAGATAGAGCTGACTCAAAAACTGATTGAAAGAGGATTCGCTTACGAAAGCAACGGTTCAGTATACTTTGATGTATTAGAGTACAACAAAAGAGGATTGAACTATGGCGAACTTTCAAAACGTAATATAGAAGAACTTTTTGCCAATACCAGAGATCTTGACGGACAGGGAGAAAAGAAAAACCCACAGGATTTTGCATTGTGGAAAAAAGCATCTCCGGCTCACATCATGAGATGGAACTCTCCTTGGGGAGAAGGATTCCCAGGATGGCATCTTGAGTGTACTGCAATGAGTACTAAATATTTAGGTGAAACATTCGATATCCATGGAGGAGGAATGGACCTTAAATTCCCTCACCACGAATGTGAAATAGCACAAGGGAAAGCTTGCAATGATGCAGCACCGGTAAATTACTGGATGCATGCCAATATGTTGACAATGAACTCACAACGTATGAGCAAGTCTACAGGAAACTATATCCTTCCTATGCAATTGGTTACAGGAGACAATGATTTCTTTGAAAAACCTTTCCATCCTTCAATTGT
This sequence is a window from Chryseobacterium culicis. Protein-coding genes within it:
- the cysS gene encoding cysteine--tRNA ligase, with amino-acid sequence MQLKIYNSLTAEKEIFKPILEGNVGMYVCGPTVYSNVHLGNVRTFLSFDFIYRTLTHLGYKVRYVRNITDAGHLTDDGNVDNDRFVKQTRLEKLEPMEIVQKYTVDFHKVLDMFNLLPPNIEPTATGHIVEQIELTQKLIERGFAYESNGSVYFDVLEYNKRGLNYGELSKRNIEELFANTRDLDGQGEKKNPQDFALWKKASPAHIMRWNSPWGEGFPGWHLECTAMSTKYLGETFDIHGGGMDLKFPHHECEIAQGKACNDAAPVNYWMHANMLTMNSQRMSKSTGNYILPMQLVTGDNDFFEKPFHPSIVRFCFLQAHYRSVLDISNDAMMASEKGFIRLMEAVKVLNSITPDDTKQSDFSLKEWKNKAYEALTDDFNSPILIAHLFEAVKYIFALNDGKETISTADLEDLKSTLNAFIFDVLGLQTIEENNNEKLDQTLKVLIELRNQARKSKNFELSDQIRDKLLAEGIELKDGRDGTSYVLN
- the folE gene encoding GTP cyclohydrolase I FolE — its product is MVDFTDNDDDIFTGKEHTPIREDAFDKSPQEKIEKITELFGEIMETLGMDMTDDSLKDSPRRVAKMYVNEIFGGLLPENKPGISTFSNKYKYRQMLVEKDITVYSFCEHHFLPIIGRAHVAYISNGEVIGLSKINRIVDYYAKRPQVQERLTMQIVDALKEALGTKDVACIIDAKHLCVNCRGIKDTASSTITAELSGIFRTNPITRQEFLHYVGSHAKLD
- a CDS encoding DinB family protein, whose translation is MNYQILKNIIDAELQRFQNIPEEEWSHRSFSEKWSKKEIIGHLCDSAFTNIRRFVVTQYKENENIVYDQNFWVKAQNYQNVPTSDLIDLWKSLNYQIVHIVENIPDEALQRTCDTTKTEPRVYTLEFIINDYVDHLQHHLKAI